A stretch of Malus sylvestris chromosome 11, drMalSylv7.2, whole genome shotgun sequence DNA encodes these proteins:
- the LOC126588883 gene encoding protein SOSEKI 5-like, whose product MAVASRGRPSHLQIPSKWRDSETSPDRISSAQTGPSLPITPRKVPVVYYLSRNGQLEHPHFMEVPLSSPRGLFLKDVINRLNLLRGKGMALMYSWSSKRSYKTGFVWHDLTEDDLIHPSHGHEYVLKGSELLDPPLNHMALETASSRSLRPPPEALKSAEDFESPVISRQRNQSWSSIDLNEYKVYKTESVGESARKAAADASTQTDENRHRRRVVRDEHEEKGQGQSQREVIQIQSQSTELSRGEMSPPPSDSSPETLESLMKADGRLVLCTNGANEEAVNQTAEICPTGKMKASTVLMQLLSCGSISFRDCGSTAVREQGFSLIGHYKPRLPRGLTGNQVGTESVISNLAGVKLEDKEYFSGSLIETKKEAVPSLKRSSSYNADRSAQLQLEETEKGGVRAKCIPRKPKGIPTKREINHIASCSDGSCTSSNGHVGGSKRLEVHQ is encoded by the exons ATGGCTGTCGCTTCCAGAGGCCGGCCCTCCCACCTCCAAATCCCCAGCAAATGGCGCGACTCGGAAACCAGTCCGGACCGGATTAGTTCTGCCCAGACCGGTCCCAGTCTCCCCATCACTCCCCGAAAAGTCCCTGTCGTTTACTACCTCTCCAGGAACGGCCAGCTCGAGCACCCTCACTTCATGGAAgtccctctctcctctccccgTGGCCTCTTTCTCAAAG ATGTTATTAACCGGTTGAACTTGCTACGTGGCAAGGGCATGGCTTTGATGTACTCCTGGTCTTCCAAACG GAGCTACAAAACCGGCTTCGTGTGGCACGATTTGACGGAGGACGATTTGATACACCCGTCGCACGGCCACGAGTACGTGCTCAAGGGGTCGGAGCTTCTTGACCCGCCGCTGAACCATATGGCTCTCGAGACGGCGTCGTCGAGGTCTCTGAGACCGCCACCAGAGGCGCTGAAGTCCGCCGAAGATTTCGAATCTCCGGTGATTTCACGCCAGCGAAACCAGTCGTGGAGTTCGATCGATTTGAACGAGTACAAGGTGTACAAGACCGAGTCAGTCGGCGAGTCCGCCAGGAAAGCGGCCGCCGACGCGTCGACTCAGACCGACGAAAACCGGCACCGACGTCGTGTTGTTCGAGACGAGCACGAGGAAAAAGGTCAAGGTCAAAGTCAGCGCGAGGTGATTCAGATTCAGAGTCAGAGTACGGAGCTGAGCAGGGGCGAGATGTCGCCTCCGCCGTCTGATTCGAGCCCCGAAACGCTCGAGTCGCTGATGAAGGCGGATGGGCGGCTGGTGCTCTGCACGAACGGGGCGAACGAGGAGGCAGTGAACCAGACGGCTGAGATCTGTCCAACTGGGAAGATGAAAGCGTCAACGGTCCTGATGCAATTGTTATCGTGCGGCTCGATCTCGTTCAGGGACTGCGGATCCACGGCGGTGAGGGAGCAGGGGTTCTCGCTGATTGGGCATTACAAGCCTAGGCTACCACGTGGCTTGACGGGAAATCAGGTCGGGACGGAGAGCGTGATTTCGAATTTAGCGGGGGTAAAATTGGAAGATAAGGAGTATTTTAGCGGGAGCTTAATTGAGACCAAGAAAGAGGCGGTTCCATCTTTAAAGAGGTCTTCTTCTTACAACGCAGATAG GAGTGCGCAGCTGCAATTGGAGGAAACTGAGAAAGGTGGAGTGCGAGCAAAGTGCATTCCCAGGAAACCCAAAGGAATACCCACCAAGAGAGAGATCAACCACATCGCCTCTTGTAGTGATGGTAGTTGTACTAGTAGTAACGGTCATGTAGGAGGGAGCAAACGACTCGAGGTTCATCAATAA